A region of Ictalurus furcatus strain D&B chromosome 1, Billie_1.0, whole genome shotgun sequence DNA encodes the following proteins:
- the rprd2b gene encoding regulation of nuclear pre-mRNA domain-containing protein 2 isoform X1, translating into MAAGAEAASSGGRSSSSAVLEATLDRRFQGVTNTMESIQSLSSWCLENKKHHGVVVRSWMKWLKKSDANHRLNLFYLANDVIQNCKRKNAIAYRSTFAEILPGAALLVKDAKVRKSVERIFNIWQERSVYPEELITELKANLQKKETAPPSAPVTPKAALKSKIVAEFAPQAFIDRLTAYKRSLEESDLKEKQLAALRVDVCSTEALKRLKDKAGGNKFSKDFEEGSTKLQEVVKFLEGQKEEGPVLLEALGNADVFYEMQYKEVKIVANAYKTFANRVSNLKRKLDALKATLPDVESPVPSPSEDAPSPSGSESPFHGLGRSQRPKDEKDNRDVEDMDMSDEETANNTSVIVEDKKEKAPPPIVSKSTSAIAAKSPTLAPPTKTTSEPAAVQTTSSSAVTSPTTTLSPAPLNLANVDLGKISSILNSITNAMKNTGVSPVSRPSPGTPTTQPSHTPTAKATPTVGTAAPNPLASILSRVDISPEGILNALTKTHTHSGNDTRTHSGLSTLLSSARAGTLTSPNSAPSSSAVTTATVTATVTTATAAPTTLTTPKTPKAAEHNSLSRESERERVTDWERDREKEREKDRQEVAMPSLESKINNFLQVNPGFAGVFEAESNSPLLVGGDATPVRDERGGTPTQDEIVDSPCVMGHKAHVSSWGTEDDRKDRDYRTPSGKSAAKNKEQEVGKRRSEASPGHAPSSSSTSSSFSAQEVATKAKTEGRRTSVGAQREKGKEEKVGKKAAKKQEVMGGDNERYHRIETVVTAGAGDEAGTIDPLGYSNRIQTVESIRVIGRGPRRSSGATRGSGVWYEEAEFMEASPLPHPGNHGPDGSGDHATSASAHLVAPQGQYSSPPPPPFFPPSQPLAPPVVPPHIAPPTQPPLTPSRDFPPSPTTTSVMVGGILVPIDRVLPLPPANLRPESVAAHRGGAITSNNSRGKLSHSMRPIHRPLLQSPTSPSPTTPTTPTTPTPSREPRPLLPSPPRPLLRLPSQRLPLPLPLPREPLLPGAKRPGHAYRGGSLHAPKRPFLPPRY; encoded by the exons ATGGCGGCTGGAGCTGAAGCGGCCAGTAGCGGCGGCCGCAGCAGCTCCTCGGCGGTTCTGGAAGCGACTCTGGACCGCCGGTTTCAGGGAGTTACGAACACGATGGAGTCCATTCAGAGCTTGTCCTCGTGGTGCCTCGAGAATAAGAAACACCACGGGGTCGTAGTGCGCTCCTGGATGAAGTGGCTCAAAAAAT CGGATGCCAATCACAGGCTGAATCTCTTCTACCTCGCTAATGATGTCATTCAGAACTGCAAGAGGAAAAACGCCATCGCATACCGCAGCACGTTTGCTGAAATCTTGCCCGGCGCCGCCCTGCTGGTCAA GGATGCTAAAGTGCGTAAGTCGGTGGAGAGGATCTTCAACATTTGGCAGGAGCGGAGTGTTTACCCAGAGGAGTTGATCACTGAGCTGAAGGCAAATCTCCAGAAAAAAGAGACGGCGCCCCCTTCAG CTCCAGTTACTCCTAAAGCTGCCCTCAAGTCCAAGATCGTAGCAGAGTTCGCA CCTCAGGCGTTTATCGATCGCCTCACTGCGTACAAGCGCTCGTTAGAGGAGAGCGATCTGAAGGAGAAACAGCTCGCCGCTCTCAGGGTCGACGTCTGCAGCACCGAAGCTCTCAAGCGTCTCAAAG ATAAAGCAGGAGGAAATAAATTCTCAAAGGATTTCGAGGAAGGCAGCACGAAGCTGCAGGAGGTTGTGAAGTTTCTGGAAGGACAGAAGGAGGAAGGACCGGTGCTGCTCGAGGCTCTGGGGAACGCCGACGTTTTTTATGAAATGCAGTACAAAGAGGTCAAAATTGTCGCCAAC GCATACAAGACGTTCGCGAACCGTGTTTCGAATCTGAAACGCAAACTGGACGCTCTGAAAGCCACCCTGCCGGACGTCGAGTCTCCAGTTCCCTCGCCCTCAGAGGACGCGCCCTCACCCTCCGGCTCTGAATCGCCCTTTCACGGATTGGGACGCAGCCAACGGCCGAAAGATGAGAAAGACAACAGAGATGTGGAGGACATGGACATGTCTGACGAGGAGACTGCGAACAACACAAGCGTTATTG tcgaagacaaaaaagaaaaagcgcCTCCGCCGATAGTTTCCAAATCCACCAGTGCAATAGCAGCCAAGTCCCCTACTTTAGCCCCTCCCACAAAAACAACATCCGAGCCCGCAGCCGTTCAGACAACGTCTTCGTCTGCGGTGACCTCGCCCACTACTACTCTGAGCCCCGCCCCTTTAAATCTGGCCAATGTGGATCTGGGAAAGATCAGCTCTATATTGAATAGCATCACTAATGCCATGAAGAACACTG GTGTGAGTCCTGTGTCTCGCCCCTCTCCGGGAACTCCCACTACACAACCAAGCCACACCCCCACAGCAAAAGCCACGCCTACTGTCGGAACTGCGGCACCCAATCCGCTGGCCAGCATCCTGTCGAGAGTGGATATTTCGCCAGAAGGAATCCTGAATGCGctcacaaagacacacacacactctggtaatgacacgcgcacacactctG GTTTGTCTACTTTGCTCTCCTCCGCCCGTGCTGGTACTCTCACCTCCCCAAACTCTGCCCCCTCTTCTTCCGCCGTCACCACGGCGACGGTAACGGCGACGGTAACGACGGCAACCGCCGCTCCAACAACCCTGACCACCCCGAAGACTCCAAAAGCCGCTGAACACAACAGCTTGAGTCGTGAGtcggagcgagagagagtgacggattgggagagagacagagagaaagagagggagaaagaccgACAGGAAGTCGCAATGCCGAGCTTAGAGTCAAAAATCAACAACTTCCTGCAAGTGAATCCCGGATTTGCAGGCGTATTCGAGGCGGAAAGTAACAGCCCACTGCTTGTGGGCGGAGACGCCACACCGGTTCGAGACGAAAGGGGCGGGACTCCAACACAGGATGAAATCGTTGACAGCCCTTGCGTTATGGGCCACAAAGCCCACGTTTCCTCGTGGGGCACCGAAGACGACCGGAAGGACAGAGACTACCGGACCCCGTCGGGGAAGAGTGCGGCGAAAAACAAAGAGCAAGAAGtagggaagaggaggagtgaAGCATCCCCTGGCCACGCCCCATCCTCCTCTTCCACTTCGTCTTCCTTCTCTGCGCAGGAAGTGGCCACGAAAGCTAAAACGGAAGGGAGAAGAACGAGTGTAGGAGCTCAGAGAGAAAAAGGCAAGGAGGAAAAAGTAGGGAAGAAAGCAGcaaagaaacaggaagtgatgggCGGAGACAACGAACGCTATCATCGCATCGAAACCGTGGTTACCGCGGGAGCGGGCGACGAAGCCGGAACCATAGATCCGCTCGGCTACAGCAACCGCATCCAGACAGTCGAGAGCATTCGCGTGATTGGTCGAGGTCCCAGAAGGTCCAGTGGTGCGACCAGAGGGAGTGGGGTGTGGTACGAAGAGGCGGAGTTTATGGAAGCCTCACCTCTGCCTCACCCCGGAAATCACGGCCCTGATGGTTCTGGAGACCACGCCACATCTGCCTCAGCTCATTTGGTAGCTCCCCAGGGGCAATACTCGTCACCacctccccctcccttcttccctCCTTCTCAACCCCTGGCCCCTCCAGTTGTCCCTCCTCACATTGCCCCGCCCACTCAACCCCCCTTGACCCCTTCTAGGGacttccctccctcccctactaCTACTTCTGTGATGGTGGGTGGCATCCTGGTCCCCATTGACCGAGTTTTGCCCCTCCCACCCGCTAATCTGCGTCCAGAGTCGGTGGCAGCCCATAGGGGTGGGGCTATCACGTCCAACAATTCTAGGGGTAAATTGTCTCACTCCATGCGCCCCATTCATCGCCCGCTATTGCAAAGCCCGACCTCGCCTTCGCCCACCACCCCAACCACACCCACAACCCCCACCCCTTCCAGGGAGCCCCGCCCACTCTTGCCCTCCCCACCCCGACCCCTTCTTCGCTTGCCTTCACAGAGGCTCCCATTGCCCCTCCCCCTTCCCCGAGAGCCCTTGTTGCCAGGTGCAAAGCGACCTGGCCACGCCTACAGAGGTGGATCGTTACATGCTCCTAAACGACCGTTTTTGCCTCCTCGCTATTAA
- the rprd2b gene encoding regulation of nuclear pre-mRNA domain-containing protein 2 isoform X2, giving the protein MAAGAEAASSGGRSSSSAVLEATLDRRFQGVTNTMESIQSLSSWCLENKKHHGVVVRSWMKWLKKSDANHRLNLFYLANDVIQNCKRKNAIAYRSTFAEILPGAALLVKDAKVRKSVERIFNIWQERSVYPEELITELKANLQKKETAPPSAPVTPKAALKSKIVAEFAPQAFIDRLTAYKRSLEESDLKEKQLAALRVDVCSTEALKRLKDKAGGNKFSKDFEEGSTKLQEVVKFLEGQKEEGPVLLEALGNADVFYEMQYKEVKIVANAYKTFANRVSNLKRKLDALKATLPDVESPVPSPSEDAPSPSGSESPFHGLGRSQRPKDEKDNRDVEDMDMSDEETANNTSVIVEDKKEKAPPPIVSKSTSAIAAKSPTLAPPTKTTSEPAAVQTTSSSAVTSPTTTLSPAPLNLANVDLGKISSILNSITNAMKNTGVSPVSRPSPGTPTTQPSHTPTAKATPTVGTAAPNPLASILSRVDISPEGILNALTKTHTHSGLSTLLSSARAGTLTSPNSAPSSSAVTTATVTATVTTATAAPTTLTTPKTPKAAEHNSLSRESERERVTDWERDREKEREKDRQEVAMPSLESKINNFLQVNPGFAGVFEAESNSPLLVGGDATPVRDERGGTPTQDEIVDSPCVMGHKAHVSSWGTEDDRKDRDYRTPSGKSAAKNKEQEVGKRRSEASPGHAPSSSSTSSSFSAQEVATKAKTEGRRTSVGAQREKGKEEKVGKKAAKKQEVMGGDNERYHRIETVVTAGAGDEAGTIDPLGYSNRIQTVESIRVIGRGPRRSSGATRGSGVWYEEAEFMEASPLPHPGNHGPDGSGDHATSASAHLVAPQGQYSSPPPPPFFPPSQPLAPPVVPPHIAPPTQPPLTPSRDFPPSPTTTSVMVGGILVPIDRVLPLPPANLRPESVAAHRGGAITSNNSRGKLSHSMRPIHRPLLQSPTSPSPTTPTTPTTPTPSREPRPLLPSPPRPLLRLPSQRLPLPLPLPREPLLPGAKRPGHAYRGGSLHAPKRPFLPPRY; this is encoded by the exons ATGGCGGCTGGAGCTGAAGCGGCCAGTAGCGGCGGCCGCAGCAGCTCCTCGGCGGTTCTGGAAGCGACTCTGGACCGCCGGTTTCAGGGAGTTACGAACACGATGGAGTCCATTCAGAGCTTGTCCTCGTGGTGCCTCGAGAATAAGAAACACCACGGGGTCGTAGTGCGCTCCTGGATGAAGTGGCTCAAAAAAT CGGATGCCAATCACAGGCTGAATCTCTTCTACCTCGCTAATGATGTCATTCAGAACTGCAAGAGGAAAAACGCCATCGCATACCGCAGCACGTTTGCTGAAATCTTGCCCGGCGCCGCCCTGCTGGTCAA GGATGCTAAAGTGCGTAAGTCGGTGGAGAGGATCTTCAACATTTGGCAGGAGCGGAGTGTTTACCCAGAGGAGTTGATCACTGAGCTGAAGGCAAATCTCCAGAAAAAAGAGACGGCGCCCCCTTCAG CTCCAGTTACTCCTAAAGCTGCCCTCAAGTCCAAGATCGTAGCAGAGTTCGCA CCTCAGGCGTTTATCGATCGCCTCACTGCGTACAAGCGCTCGTTAGAGGAGAGCGATCTGAAGGAGAAACAGCTCGCCGCTCTCAGGGTCGACGTCTGCAGCACCGAAGCTCTCAAGCGTCTCAAAG ATAAAGCAGGAGGAAATAAATTCTCAAAGGATTTCGAGGAAGGCAGCACGAAGCTGCAGGAGGTTGTGAAGTTTCTGGAAGGACAGAAGGAGGAAGGACCGGTGCTGCTCGAGGCTCTGGGGAACGCCGACGTTTTTTATGAAATGCAGTACAAAGAGGTCAAAATTGTCGCCAAC GCATACAAGACGTTCGCGAACCGTGTTTCGAATCTGAAACGCAAACTGGACGCTCTGAAAGCCACCCTGCCGGACGTCGAGTCTCCAGTTCCCTCGCCCTCAGAGGACGCGCCCTCACCCTCCGGCTCTGAATCGCCCTTTCACGGATTGGGACGCAGCCAACGGCCGAAAGATGAGAAAGACAACAGAGATGTGGAGGACATGGACATGTCTGACGAGGAGACTGCGAACAACACAAGCGTTATTG tcgaagacaaaaaagaaaaagcgcCTCCGCCGATAGTTTCCAAATCCACCAGTGCAATAGCAGCCAAGTCCCCTACTTTAGCCCCTCCCACAAAAACAACATCCGAGCCCGCAGCCGTTCAGACAACGTCTTCGTCTGCGGTGACCTCGCCCACTACTACTCTGAGCCCCGCCCCTTTAAATCTGGCCAATGTGGATCTGGGAAAGATCAGCTCTATATTGAATAGCATCACTAATGCCATGAAGAACACTG GTGTGAGTCCTGTGTCTCGCCCCTCTCCGGGAACTCCCACTACACAACCAAGCCACACCCCCACAGCAAAAGCCACGCCTACTGTCGGAACTGCGGCACCCAATCCGCTGGCCAGCATCCTGTCGAGAGTGGATATTTCGCCAGAAGGAATCCTGAATGCGctcacaaagacacacacacactctg GTTTGTCTACTTTGCTCTCCTCCGCCCGTGCTGGTACTCTCACCTCCCCAAACTCTGCCCCCTCTTCTTCCGCCGTCACCACGGCGACGGTAACGGCGACGGTAACGACGGCAACCGCCGCTCCAACAACCCTGACCACCCCGAAGACTCCAAAAGCCGCTGAACACAACAGCTTGAGTCGTGAGtcggagcgagagagagtgacggattgggagagagacagagagaaagagagggagaaagaccgACAGGAAGTCGCAATGCCGAGCTTAGAGTCAAAAATCAACAACTTCCTGCAAGTGAATCCCGGATTTGCAGGCGTATTCGAGGCGGAAAGTAACAGCCCACTGCTTGTGGGCGGAGACGCCACACCGGTTCGAGACGAAAGGGGCGGGACTCCAACACAGGATGAAATCGTTGACAGCCCTTGCGTTATGGGCCACAAAGCCCACGTTTCCTCGTGGGGCACCGAAGACGACCGGAAGGACAGAGACTACCGGACCCCGTCGGGGAAGAGTGCGGCGAAAAACAAAGAGCAAGAAGtagggaagaggaggagtgaAGCATCCCCTGGCCACGCCCCATCCTCCTCTTCCACTTCGTCTTCCTTCTCTGCGCAGGAAGTGGCCACGAAAGCTAAAACGGAAGGGAGAAGAACGAGTGTAGGAGCTCAGAGAGAAAAAGGCAAGGAGGAAAAAGTAGGGAAGAAAGCAGcaaagaaacaggaagtgatgggCGGAGACAACGAACGCTATCATCGCATCGAAACCGTGGTTACCGCGGGAGCGGGCGACGAAGCCGGAACCATAGATCCGCTCGGCTACAGCAACCGCATCCAGACAGTCGAGAGCATTCGCGTGATTGGTCGAGGTCCCAGAAGGTCCAGTGGTGCGACCAGAGGGAGTGGGGTGTGGTACGAAGAGGCGGAGTTTATGGAAGCCTCACCTCTGCCTCACCCCGGAAATCACGGCCCTGATGGTTCTGGAGACCACGCCACATCTGCCTCAGCTCATTTGGTAGCTCCCCAGGGGCAATACTCGTCACCacctccccctcccttcttccctCCTTCTCAACCCCTGGCCCCTCCAGTTGTCCCTCCTCACATTGCCCCGCCCACTCAACCCCCCTTGACCCCTTCTAGGGacttccctccctcccctactaCTACTTCTGTGATGGTGGGTGGCATCCTGGTCCCCATTGACCGAGTTTTGCCCCTCCCACCCGCTAATCTGCGTCCAGAGTCGGTGGCAGCCCATAGGGGTGGGGCTATCACGTCCAACAATTCTAGGGGTAAATTGTCTCACTCCATGCGCCCCATTCATCGCCCGCTATTGCAAAGCCCGACCTCGCCTTCGCCCACCACCCCAACCACACCCACAACCCCCACCCCTTCCAGGGAGCCCCGCCCACTCTTGCCCTCCCCACCCCGACCCCTTCTTCGCTTGCCTTCACAGAGGCTCCCATTGCCCCTCCCCCTTCCCCGAGAGCCCTTGTTGCCAGGTGCAAAGCGACCTGGCCACGCCTACAGAGGTGGATCGTTACATGCTCCTAAACGACCGTTTTTGCCTCCTCGCTATTAA
- the tars2 gene encoding threonine--tRNA ligase 1, cytoplasmic isoform X2: MNRERKGLSLPNRTTATFRGLFKKARPERGGARTRVKHPIGRWQNGERGVRGHDPVTDRSGHAVVWRTGACVLAGVMETQFGAQVCREGVSDTGLYCDYRLDNSSVCLDEVERRCVEAAALKLPITTARLSAHQLRQLFQDNDVRLQCAEDELMLGDGVSVYRCGVCVGVCSGPLLPHTSFLRSFKMLQVSPVTLSSDPDVVGVQRILGVSFPGERERERWEHEQEEAKKRDHRRIGKEQELFFFNDVSPGSCFFLPKGAHIYNTLTDFIKSEYRRRGFSEVVTPTLYSTSLWQRSGHWEHYSENMFTVTCEPHTFALKPMNCPAHCVMYEQRVRSWRELPLRWADFGALHRNEHSGALGGLTRVRRFCQDDAHIFCTPEQLEEEMTACLDFVRSVYRVFGFTFHCLLSTRPAQFLGDSALWDNAEQQLEKSLQCFGEHWELNPGDGAFYGPKIDIQIRDAIGRQHQCATIQLDFQLPIRFNLEYVGVDGQMHRPVMVHRAVLGSLERMIAILAENFGGKWPFWLSPAQVMVLPVGDGSEQYGRDVVQRLKEVGFMADLDDDHGSTLNKKIRSAQLSQYNYIFVVGEKERQSGTVSVRTRGGKQLGQRSLEEVMTSLTELRESRSNQEHF; this comes from the exons atgaacagagagagaaaag GCCTCAGCCTGCCAAACAGAACGACTGCGACTTTTCGAGGCCTTTTCAAAAAGGCCAGACCAGAAAGGGGCGGAGCCCGGACGAGAGTTAAGCATCCGATTGGCCGATGGCAGAACGGTGAAAGGGGTGTCAGGGGTCACGACCCCGTTACAGATCGCTCAGGACACGCG gtggtgtGGAGGacgggtgcgtgtgtgttagcGGGTGTGATGGAAACACAGTTTGGTGCTCAGGTGTGTCGTGAAGGCGTTTCAGACACTGGATTGTACTGTGATTACAGACTGGAtaacag CTCGGTGTGTTTAGACGAAGTGGAGAGGAGGTGCGTGGAGGCGGCGGCGCTAAAACTTCCCATCACGACAGCACGACTAAGCGCTCACCAACTCCGTCAGCTCTTCCAG GACAATGATGTGAGGCTGCAATGTGCCGAGGACGAGCTGATGCTTGGAGACGGAGTCAGcgtgtacag gtgtggggtgtgtgtaggtgtgtgttctGGTCCGCTCCTCCCTCACACAAGCTTCCTGCGCTCCTTTAAGATGCTGCAG GTTTCTCCCGTGACTTTATCGTCCGATCCCGACGTGGTGGGTGTGCAGAGGATTCTGGGAGTTTCGTTTCccggggagagagagcgagagcggtGGGAGCACGAGCAGGAAGAGGCGAAGAAACGAGACCATCGACGCATCGGAAAG GAGCAGGAGTTGTTCTTCTTTAACGATGTCAGTCCGGGAAGCTGCTTCTTCCTGCCCAAAGGAGCTCATATTTACAACACGCTCACTGATTTTATAAAG AGCGAGTACAGGAGGCGGGGCTTCAGCGAGGTCGTGACCCCAACCCTGTACAGCACGTCGTTATGGCAACGCTCGGGTCACTGGGAGCACTACAGCGAGAACATGTTCACGGTGACGTGCGAGCCGCACACCTTCGCCCTCAAGCCCATGAACTGCCCCGCCCACTG TGTGATGTACGAGCAGAGAGTGCGGTCCTGGCGGGAGCTGCCACTTCGCTGGGCTGACTTTGGCGCGCTGCACCGCAATGAGCACTCTGGGGCACTAGGGGGCCTAACTAGGGTACGACGCTTCTGTCAGGATGACGCACACATCTTCTGCACACCCGAGCAG TTAGAAGAAGAGATGACGGCCTGTTTGGACTTTGTAAGGAGTGTGTATCGTGTGTTTGGTTTCACATTCCATTGCTTGCTCTCCACTCGCCCCGCCCAGTTTTTGGGAGACTCTGCCCTCTGGGACAACGCAGAACAG CAGTTGGAGAAGAGTCTGCAGTGTTTTGGCGAGCACTGGGAGCTCAACCCTGGTGACGGCGCTTTTTACGGTCCAAag attGATATCCAGATCCGAGACGCGATTGGTCGACAGCACCAGTGTGCCACCATCCAACTTGACTTCCAGTTGCCAATCAGATTCAACCTGGAGTATGTAgg agtggATGGACAGATGCACAGACCCGTGATGGTGCATCGTGCGGTTCTGGGCTCGCTGGAGAGAATGATTGCTATTCTGGCTGAGAACTTTGGTGGCAAGTG gccgTTCTGGCTTTCCCCAGCGCAGGTCATGGTGTTGCCGGTAGGGGACGGAAGTGAGCAGTACGGCCGGGAC GTGGTCCAGAGATTAAAGGAGGTAGGCTTTATGGCTGACCTTGATGATGACCACGGGTCCACCTTAAATAAAAAGATTCGCTCAGCACAACTTTCCCAATACAACTATATATTtg TGGTAGGAGAGAAGGAGCGGCAGAGCgggacagtcagtgtgaggacgAGAGGTGGGAAACAACTTGGGCAAAGGTCACTGGAGGAagtgatgacatcactgacGGAGCTCCGAGAAAGCCGCAGCAACCAGGAGCATTTCTGA
- the tars2 gene encoding threonine--tRNA ligase 1, cytoplasmic isoform X1, whose translation MVVFFFLNFELVDIFEKMILALCLRRAVWHEPLRSALRSHRGYSEASACQTERLRLFEAFSKRPDQKGAEPGRELSIRLADGRTVKGVSGVTTPLQIAQDTRVKGAVVSRVSGALWELSRPLEADCELQLLGFDSTEGRQVVWRTGACVLAGVMETQFGAQVCREGVSDTGLYCDYRLDNSSVCLDEVERRCVEAAALKLPITTARLSAHQLRQLFQDNDVRLQCAEDELMLGDGVSVYRCGVCVGVCSGPLLPHTSFLRSFKMLQVSPVTLSSDPDVVGVQRILGVSFPGERERERWEHEQEEAKKRDHRRIGKEQELFFFNDVSPGSCFFLPKGAHIYNTLTDFIKSEYRRRGFSEVVTPTLYSTSLWQRSGHWEHYSENMFTVTCEPHTFALKPMNCPAHCVMYEQRVRSWRELPLRWADFGALHRNEHSGALGGLTRVRRFCQDDAHIFCTPEQLEEEMTACLDFVRSVYRVFGFTFHCLLSTRPAQFLGDSALWDNAEQQLEKSLQCFGEHWELNPGDGAFYGPKIDIQIRDAIGRQHQCATIQLDFQLPIRFNLEYVGVDGQMHRPVMVHRAVLGSLERMIAILAENFGGKWPFWLSPAQVMVLPVGDGSEQYGRDVVQRLKEVGFMADLDDDHGSTLNKKIRSAQLSQYNYIFVVGEKERQSGTVSVRTRGGKQLGQRSLEEVMTSLTELRESRSNQEHF comes from the exons atggtggtttttttttttttaaattttgagcTTGTAGACATTTTTGAAAAGATGATATTGGCGTTGTGTTTGCGGCGAGCTGTGTGGCACGAGCCCCTGAGGTCGGCGTTGAGGAGCCACAGAGGCTACAGCGAG GCCTCAGCCTGCCAAACAGAACGACTGCGACTTTTCGAGGCCTTTTCAAAAAGGCCAGACCAGAAAGGGGCGGAGCCCGGACGAGAGTTAAGCATCCGATTGGCCGATGGCAGAACGGTGAAAGGGGTGTCAGGGGTCACGACCCCGTTACAGATCGCTCAGGACACGCG GGTTAAAGGAGCCGTAGTGAGTAGGGTgagcggtgcattgtgggagttATCTCGCCCCCTAGAGGCCGATTGTGAGCTACAGCTGCTTGGCTTCGACTCCACGGAGGgaagacag gtggtgtGGAGGacgggtgcgtgtgtgttagcGGGTGTGATGGAAACACAGTTTGGTGCTCAGGTGTGTCGTGAAGGCGTTTCAGACACTGGATTGTACTGTGATTACAGACTGGAtaacag CTCGGTGTGTTTAGACGAAGTGGAGAGGAGGTGCGTGGAGGCGGCGGCGCTAAAACTTCCCATCACGACAGCACGACTAAGCGCTCACCAACTCCGTCAGCTCTTCCAG GACAATGATGTGAGGCTGCAATGTGCCGAGGACGAGCTGATGCTTGGAGACGGAGTCAGcgtgtacag gtgtggggtgtgtgtaggtgtgtgttctGGTCCGCTCCTCCCTCACACAAGCTTCCTGCGCTCCTTTAAGATGCTGCAG GTTTCTCCCGTGACTTTATCGTCCGATCCCGACGTGGTGGGTGTGCAGAGGATTCTGGGAGTTTCGTTTCccggggagagagagcgagagcggtGGGAGCACGAGCAGGAAGAGGCGAAGAAACGAGACCATCGACGCATCGGAAAG GAGCAGGAGTTGTTCTTCTTTAACGATGTCAGTCCGGGAAGCTGCTTCTTCCTGCCCAAAGGAGCTCATATTTACAACACGCTCACTGATTTTATAAAG AGCGAGTACAGGAGGCGGGGCTTCAGCGAGGTCGTGACCCCAACCCTGTACAGCACGTCGTTATGGCAACGCTCGGGTCACTGGGAGCACTACAGCGAGAACATGTTCACGGTGACGTGCGAGCCGCACACCTTCGCCCTCAAGCCCATGAACTGCCCCGCCCACTG TGTGATGTACGAGCAGAGAGTGCGGTCCTGGCGGGAGCTGCCACTTCGCTGGGCTGACTTTGGCGCGCTGCACCGCAATGAGCACTCTGGGGCACTAGGGGGCCTAACTAGGGTACGACGCTTCTGTCAGGATGACGCACACATCTTCTGCACACCCGAGCAG TTAGAAGAAGAGATGACGGCCTGTTTGGACTTTGTAAGGAGTGTGTATCGTGTGTTTGGTTTCACATTCCATTGCTTGCTCTCCACTCGCCCCGCCCAGTTTTTGGGAGACTCTGCCCTCTGGGACAACGCAGAACAG CAGTTGGAGAAGAGTCTGCAGTGTTTTGGCGAGCACTGGGAGCTCAACCCTGGTGACGGCGCTTTTTACGGTCCAAag attGATATCCAGATCCGAGACGCGATTGGTCGACAGCACCAGTGTGCCACCATCCAACTTGACTTCCAGTTGCCAATCAGATTCAACCTGGAGTATGTAgg agtggATGGACAGATGCACAGACCCGTGATGGTGCATCGTGCGGTTCTGGGCTCGCTGGAGAGAATGATTGCTATTCTGGCTGAGAACTTTGGTGGCAAGTG gccgTTCTGGCTTTCCCCAGCGCAGGTCATGGTGTTGCCGGTAGGGGACGGAAGTGAGCAGTACGGCCGGGAC GTGGTCCAGAGATTAAAGGAGGTAGGCTTTATGGCTGACCTTGATGATGACCACGGGTCCACCTTAAATAAAAAGATTCGCTCAGCACAACTTTCCCAATACAACTATATATTtg TGGTAGGAGAGAAGGAGCGGCAGAGCgggacagtcagtgtgaggacgAGAGGTGGGAAACAACTTGGGCAAAGGTCACTGGAGGAagtgatgacatcactgacGGAGCTCCGAGAAAGCCGCAGCAACCAGGAGCATTTCTGA